The nucleotide window GGATGAAAAGACGCGAACAAATTAAGTAAAATGAGCACTATCAGGCACCATCAGAAAGAGCCAGtgtttcacagagaaagaaaCCAAAAAAAGGTGGTGTTCAGCATTAGAcaggcagcgtccagtcactcacggGAAATGTTTGGTGGTGCAGAGGAATAGGGCACCGGAGCTTAGGCTCAGAGTAGACGGTTCTGCAGAAGTTTTCATCGACCACCAGAACCCTCCGGTGATACCACAGAGCACCAAAGAATTGGTTGTGTTCTCGACACTCCGTAGAAGGTTCCGGAGGTCACTAGATTTCTCGAGTGGCACCGAAGAAAAGGTGCATCGGCTAGTTTTCCGATGGCTAGCTGACGTGGCGACCACCATAATTCTCTGGTGGGGTCACCGGACCTTTCCGGTGATACTGCAGTTTGCCACCCACAGCTATATTTGGTGGGGAAGACTATAAATACATTTGAGGTGTGTATGAGCTGAGAATATTGAGTTGAGGCTCATCTCTAGTTCCTCTAGCCATCAAAGTGCTTAAGGAACATTTAGGTGATTAAGCTTTTGTGCATCGCGAATTGCTTAAGCTAGTTAGACCTAGCATTTGGCGCTTTGTTCTGGCCTTAGgtttagtgtttagtgaggtttgcatacctcttgtcaCCTAGTGTTTGTGTGCACCATTGCATGTACATTAGGGGCTTTGGCATTGCAAGACCCTTCGATGTGTGGAGAGACTGCCGACGTTGTACCAAGGGAACAAGGCCCTTTTTTCTATAATAAGTTCAGTTAAACTTAAAAAAATTGACTTAACTTTAGGAATTAACTTATTCAGGGATGGAGGGAGTTTATAGAAGCTTAAATGATGTCACAAATTTGAGATACACCCCTTCCATTTTTTTAACATGTCATATTGTCATGAGTCAaatattcataacttaactatcAATTTTAAAAAATCTACGTAGTTTCGCAGCATGCAAACTATAAATTATGAAAGTATTTCTCATAGTGAATCTAAAAATATAAATTGCATGTTGTTAACctataaattttaaaaaaatgatgATCAAAGTAGAAATGTTTGGACTTAGGATAAAACTAAAACGATATGTTAAAAAACAGAGGGAGTAGAAATTCAAGTGACCCTGTATCCTTAGTTTCGTCCATATTTGGATTAGCACAGGAACTATTAGCACAAGGTGCTaccctgttcgcttatgctgaaatttaacttatattgatgcttatgctaatttgttgtgagaggaaaatactgtttgtCGGTTGAAAAGTAGTTCAAAGCGAACATGGTACACTAACATTAACTCACAAACGAAGCAGCGTGCCTGCTCCGTACTCTCCGGCTGCTCAACCGGCGGATAAGGTAAAGAAACGAAGAATATATATAAACCACACAACGGTCAACCGTATCAGTGGATATATGATAATAAAGTATATAAACCGTGTGCGGCTGTGCGCCGAGAGGCCACCAGCAGACTCGCGCATGAGGCACCGACACTGCCGATCGGTTGCTTGATGAGCACCACATGCATCAATCAACACAAGATCAAAATTAACAAGCCGCCGCAATGCGTGAACGAACGATGTCTGTTCTGTTTTCCCTTCGTTGATGCACGTCGCTTTCGATTCGGCATATCACATATCAGGCTGCTGGTATGCCGGATATGCCGAATATGCGCGTTCCCGGACCGCCGGGTGTGCAGCGGGTGCTCGCCACGGGGCTCGTCACCCGCATCAACGTCAGGTTCTACGGCGACGCGCACTGGCAGCAGGAGTGGGACAAGTGGACGGCGGCGTTCCCGGACGCCATGATCTTCGTCGGCCTGCCGGCGTCGGAGCAGACGGTCGGGTACGTCCACCCCAAGAACCTCTACTACGGCGGCGTCCCCGTGGTGCAGAAGGCGGCCAACTACGGCGGGATCATGATCTGGGACCGATTCGCCGACAAGCAGACCAACTACAGCAGCTACGCCATTCAATGGGCTTGATCGATTCGATGATCGGAGCTCCATCTCCATCCATGCCGTGTGCTCTGTGTGTATCTACTGTAGTGTTGTCCATCTCCTCACTAGCGTGCTTGTGCAAGAATAAAGTGAGGCTTGTGCGTCAATAAACAATCCTCTGGAAATAATCAGCGTCTGGCATTTTTCTGAAGAGGGCCGGACAGCCAAATAGAACATGACCAATCTGCAGAACCCAGAACGAATCGGCTACGCCTCTGTTCTGGTAGCACATGGAATTGTTCTTCTGGAACAGAACAGAGAAATTTCAGGAATAAAGGCAAACTACAGCTGCCACATAATCCTCATGTTGCAGCAGTTATCACATCATATGCAACAAAATGCCAAAATGCTACAGCTCGGGTGTTCTGTTCTGGAGGAATAAGCAGTGAACAATAACCCTCATCACTCCTTCAGTTTTACCGGCTATGCTAGACTACAGCTTTCTTTAAGCCAAGCACTAGAGCCACAACCGCTCACTTGCACAAAACTTTTCTTCATACCATATAATTGAATGGCAGAACGACTGCCCAAGACTCCTAAAAAGGTAAATGTCTAAGAGAGTTGTGACAGCTGACAAGGCATAGGTTCCAACCAAACAGGCCTGAAGGTCATGAGAAATCTTCTGAACATCAATGTTCACAGACTCAATATTTCTGTGCAACTTTTGCCGCCAGGGGGTCAACTGCATTTCGAATCCTAGCATAGTCTTCCCTATTGAGATGCAGGGGCATAACAAGCCTTTGAAGATCGAAGTCATCTCCATGATAGGCACGAAGCCTTATGAGCATGGCAGCAGCCAGGCTGTACGCAGAGAGGCTTGTGGCTATTTCAATGGTTTCCAACATCTTAGGCAACTGCTCTTTTACCTGTCCCAGAGCATCCATACGAGCCAACAAATGTTGATAATGACCAAGGTTTGTCGTGGCTGCAACGCCTTTTAGTCGAGATATTGGTGCAGTTAATGATTGATGGATGCATCCTTGGATTTTGGCGAGACCATCATTATTTGTCTCCAACTCTGTCATTAGCTTGTTTTTCTCATTGACAGCTTTACCTAGCTGTTCACTTAATTCTCTTATATTTGACTTTTCTGCTTCTAATAACCTGTTGACATGGTCAATCTCGTCCTCTAGAACTAAAGGAATAAAAAGATACATTGTAAGAAACATTCTATTTTGACGAAACATGCAGACTTAGGATAATGGTTCAAACTTTATACCTGCATTTCTCTGTTCGACCTGTGTGTCCCTTTTCAACATCATAGTGAAATTATTCTTCAGACTGCTAAGCTCCTCTTTCTTCTCGGCCATCTCCTGTTTCAGGGCTCTATTTTCTCGGAGCGCTTCTTTCTGAGCAGCCTCAGTTTCTTGTGACCGCTTGGATTCAATTTGAAGTCGCTCAGCCTGCTCTTTAAGTCTCTCTTCGAGAACTTTGGCCCTCTCAAAAGCTACAGTTTTCTCTGATATTGCATTTTCCAACTCTCTGTGATTTAGATTAATATATTAGAGCAAGTTTTGTTATATTAGGCAAATAATTTGTAATGGTACAAGAAATCTTACTCATTTAATCTGGCAAAATGCTGCATAACTCTTTCTGAATTCTAGTAAAAAGGTATAGGGTTCAGAAAACAGCAGCTATAATCTGATAAAACAAAATGGCGAGTATATTTCTTACTTCGTTGCACATGCTGAAGACTATTGGGGAGGCAGTGGTCAACTGGCAATGCCCAAGGGCCTCTGGAGATGCAAAGGATTCCATTCCAAGCCCCTCATTTGCCTTGGTTTCAGTTTCACCGTCCATTGATTCAGCCACCAAACATAC belongs to Miscanthus floridulus cultivar M001 chromosome 4, ASM1932011v1, whole genome shotgun sequence and includes:
- the LOC136548102 gene encoding xylanase inhibitor protein 1-like, with product MPNMRVPGPPGVQRVLATGLVTRINVRFYGDAHWQQEWDKWTAAFPDAMIFVGLPASEQTVGYVHPKNLYYGGVPVVQKAANYGGIMIWDRFADKQTNYSSYAIQWA
- the LOC136548103 gene encoding myosin type-2 heavy chain 1-like; translation: MNTVDTTAEGRTALSPAASQSEAEKNTARILEMIEVYIGQTQASEAKTARRREVDHSQQLRSAMFPDVCLVAESMDGETETKANEGLGMESFASPEALGHCQLTTASPIVFSMCNENSERVMQHFARLNEELENAISEKTVAFERAKVLEERLKEQAERLQIESKRSQETEAAQKEALRENRALKQEMAEKKEELSSLKNNFTMMLKRDTQVEQRNAVLEDEIDHVNRLLEAEKSNIRELSEQLGKAVNEKNKLMTELETNNDGLAKIQGCIHQSLTAPISRLKGVAATTNLGHYQHLLARMDALGQVKEQLPKMLETIEIATSLSAYSLAAAMLIRLRAYHGDDFDLQRLVMPLHLNREDYARIRNAVDPLAAKVAQKY